The following proteins are co-located in the Vidua macroura isolate BioBank_ID:100142 chromosome 1, ASM2450914v1, whole genome shotgun sequence genome:
- the LOC128809569 gene encoding nucleolar pre-ribosomal-associated protein 1-like, which produces MGWFPGVLILTSPKPQASLPGPLPLLYLLDAVQNGIRQPSLRFTFSLTLCAARVAQQILKPEEHVYIRVKRFLLSHWCLDLRKVPGFLQLFYSFDFEKTEREWILRFLGEGLRDKHCCELYVYQRIFRVILAFFSSPLCDQGSQRRILEI; this is translated from the exons atgggctg gtttccgggtgttttgatcctgacaTCGCCAAAGCCTCAG gcttctctcccggggcccttgccgttgctgtatctcttggatgccgtgcagaacggaatcaggcagccaagcctcaggttcaccttctccctcaccctctgcgctgctcgtgtggcacagcagatcctgaagccag aggagcacgtgtacataagggtaaagagattccttctgtcgcactggtgtttggacctgaggaaggtaccgggctttctccagcttttctacagttttgattttgag AAAACAGAGCGtgagtggatcctcagatttcttggggaagggctgcgtgacaaacattgctgtgagctttatgtctaccagaggattttccgggtcattcttgcctttttcagcagtcctttgtgtgaccagggctcccag cgtcgtattctggagatatga